TATCACTTAGGCATGGTCCGTGCCGGGTACATCAAGCTCTTTACCGACATCGTTATTTTGCTCTACATGCTTCTTAACCGTTCCGTTGGAGTACCTAGTGGCGCCCTGCTCTCAAAGCTGCCTCGTAGCACCATGCTTGACCAACTGGCTATTAAGACAACCTTCCTAAAAATTACCAACGCCTATATTCAATTTCTATACGCCCTTGCCGCAACCATTACTGCAGCCATAGCACCTTGCATTTTAAAAAGCTCATGCTTCCAGCCCATTATTACAACTAACGTACTATTGTTCATCTTTGCTGCTTTTGTTGAATACGTCGTTATAACCTATGAAAAGTTATACATTACCCAGCATGCGTCCAAGTACCTTGCTATGATCAATTCTGTCAGTATGCTGTGCCTTGCCGTAGCGATTTACCACACGACCACCCTTCCAAGTTCTTTAATTCTTATGCCAATTATCATAATTCGTTTTATTACCGTAGGCATTATTTCCTTTGTAGCTTATAAAAAATGGTTCCTTTTCCCTGATTTAAAAATACACCTCAAAACTCTCCTGATCAGCTTTGCGGCTTCAAGTGTCTGCCTTTCCTGGCATTATCTTTTATAATCTTTCAAAAGAAAAAAGCCAAAACTATTGATTCTAATAAGCTTTTTTCAGTACCCTTATAATAATTATTAACCGTCCTTATAAAGGAGAGTACGTATGAAGATTCAAAATAAACTATTACTTTTAGCATTTGCAGCTGTCGTAATGCCAACAGTGGTATCCGCAAGATACATGAGTAAGATGGAAATAAATGCTGAAAACCAAGCGTCACTAGAAACTAGAATTTCTGGAGAAATAGCATCTAGCCAAGCAAAACTACAAAGACTTGAAGCCACCGCACAACAATTAAAAGATTATGAGAAAACAACAGAGTTCAGAAAATTACAAGGTCGTTCTGTATCAGCATTCAGAAAACATAGAGCATCTATTGAACAAGCTGTAACAAATCTTGAACATTATATTACAAATCTACAGAATAACGAAAAACGACTTGAATCATTAAATGATAAACACGATCAATTAATGAATAATCGTCAAAAACAAGCTCAAGATGACATGAACAACATAATTGAAAAAAAGGCTAAAAAAGATGATGCTATGATGATGGAAGACGATAACGTTCCTTCATATAACGTCGAAGGTAAAAAATTAGTTGGTGGCCAAGCAGGTCTTTAATCAATTCAATCTAAAATTAAATTCATAAAAGCAGGAGACGAAAGTCTCCTGTTCTTTTGTAAAAAATCACAAAAACTATTGATTTTAAAAGGTTTTTTTCAGTACCCTTATAATAATTATTTAACCATCCTTTTAAGGAGAGTACAAATGAAGATACAAAATAAACTACTGCTTTTAGCGATCGCATCAATAGTAATGCCAATGTCTATAACGCCAACGGAAGTAGCTGATAATAAAGACGGAAAAGGTTTTCACATAGTGGGAGGTCCTGGTTCAATATGGGACTATGGCCGATTTACAGGAACAGCTGTAGAAGAAACAGACTCTTCTGCAAAATTTAAATCAGCAGCAGCGGCTCATCAGCATCTCGCACAAAATAATAAAAAACTTTTGGCTGCAATACCAGCAGCAAAGGCTGAAGAAAAAGCTGCAGTTGGGCCATCAAAAAAATTAATTACAGCTCATAGAATTTCTCTAGAAAAAGCCCAAAAACATACTGAAAATGCTACAAAAAGCTTGCAGCAAGATGCTAATCGCATTTCAGAGAAAGTTGAAAAATTAGAAAAACAGTTTAGAAATGATCTTGAATCTATAGCTAAAGCTCGTGATGAAAAAAATGTTGCAACCTCTAAAGAAGATGGATACGTAAAAGCTCCTAACACTGGCTTTAAAAAATACAAACCATTAGCTGGTAATGACCCTAGAACATGGTCTCCAGTAATAACCACAGATCCTTCAACTGGCTATTCCTACATTCAAAAATATGATAAATATGGAAAACTTGGACCAAAAGAAGTTTACAGAAGACCAAGTTCTAAGTAATTAACTGTTAAACTCATAAAATACAGGGGGCGAAAGCCTCCTGCTTTTTGCCCGGCGTAGCCTTGCGCGACCGTGTCCGCCATAGCCCTTGGCGACGGCTGGAAGCCTGGGTTCCTTTTTAAAATCCTTTTTAAAATCATTAAAATTAAAATCATTTAATCTTTTCCCCTGCCTCGGCGAAGTTCGAAGAACGAAGCCGGGTGAAATTCAACACACGTGCCTCGGCATAGCCTTGGCGCAGCCTCGTCGTAGCTGAAAGCGTAGACGGGCGTAGACAGGCGAAGCCGGGAATTACGTAGTCCAAGACTTCAGCTCATCGAAGGTCCACCCCCGAGCCTTGGCGGAGCCTGACGTAGCCTCGTCGTAGCCTCGTCGTAGCTGAAAGCGTAGACGGGCGTAGACGGGCGTAGACAGGCGTAGACAGGCGTAAGTATCAAGCTGAAGGTGCAGGACGGAGTAATTGTTTGAAATTTGTGGCTAACAAAATCTTAGCGAAACGGACTAAGATTTCTTGACAAGATGGTGCCTGTTGCATTATGCTAACATTCGAAAAGATATAGTTACATAGCAAAAAAAGAAGTCACCTAAGTAAGGAAAAACAATATGGCTAAAATTATAGGAATCGACCTTGGAACTACCAACTCAGCGGTAGCATTCATGGAAGGACAAACTCCAAAAATAGTCCCAAATAAAGAAGGTCAAAACACAACACCTTCAATATTCGCGGTAGCAAAAGACGGCAAACGCATGGTTGGTACTATGGCGAAACGTCAAGCGGTCACGAATCCAGAAAACACGCTTTACTCTGCAAAGCGCTTTATCGGACACACATTCGAAGAAATTAAAAATGAAATTGCAAACTACCCGTACAAAATTGTCAAAGCTGACAATGGCGACGTGGCGTTTGAAATCGAAGGCAAGAAATATTCACCTCAAGAAATTTCTGCAGCAATCTTAAGCAATTTAAAACAAACAGCAGAAGAATACCTTGGCCAACCAGTCACACAAGCTGTGATCACAGTGCCAGCGTATTTTAACGACGCACAACGTCAAGCAACTAAAGACGCAGGAAAAATTGCTGGTCTCGACGTCATGCGTATCATCAACGAACCAACAGCAGCAGCGCTTGCTTACGGTTGTGAAAAAAAACGGGATGAAACTATTGCGGTATTCGATTTCGGCGGCGGAACCTTTGATATTTCAATCCTGGAAGTACAAGATGGTGTCATCGAAGTAAAATCAACCAGCGGAAATAACAAACTGGGTGGTGACGATATCGATGAAAAAATCATCAATTTCTTAATCGAGCAGTTCCAAACCGATACAGGTATCGATCTTCGCAAAAACAAAATGGCTTTGCAAAGACTCAAAGAAGAATCTGAAAAAGCGAAAAAAGAACTTTCTTCACTTCACGAAACAGATATCAACTTGCCATACATCACAGCTGACGAGTCAGGTCCAAAACATTTATCAGTAAAATTATCACGTGCAAAGCTCGAATCTTTGTGTGCTGATATTTTCAAAAAATTAATGGAACCGTGTAAACTCGCATTGTCAGATGCAAAATTATCAACAAGCCAAATTAACGAAGTTATTTTGGTCGGTGGATCAACTCGTATGCCAAAAATCCAAGAACTCGTAAAAGATTTCTTCGGCAAAACTCCAAACAAATCAGTAAATCCTGATGAAGTAGTTGCACTCGGTGCTGCTATCCAAGGTGGAATTTTAAGCGGTGCGGTCAGCGACGTTTTACTTCTCGACGTTACTCCCCTTTCACTTGGTATTGAAACTATGGGTGGAATTGCAACGAAATTGATTGAAAGAAACACAACGATTCCTACCAAGAAATCTCAAGTGTTTTCAACAGCTGAAAATAATCAGCCATCAGTTGATATTCATGTGGTGCAAGGTGAACGAGAATTAGCTAAAGATAATAAATCTTTAGGTCAATTCAAACTCGACGGAATCCCTGCGGCTCCTCGTGGAACTCCGCAAATCGAAGTGATTTTTGATATCGATGCCAATGGAATGTTAAGCGTAACTGCAAAAGACAAAGGCACTGGCAAAGAACAAAGTATCAAAATTACAAACAGCAGCGGACTATCAGCTCAAGAAATTGAAAAAATGATCCAAGATGCTAAAGATAACGAAGCTGAAGACAAAAAAGTCAAAGAAACTGTCGAAGCTCGTAACAAACTTGACGGCATGATTTTAAGCACAGAAACAACGCTCTCTGAAAATAAAGATAAACTTCCTGCTGACGAAGTAACAGCTCTTCAAGAAGCTGTAGAGACGGCAAAAAAAGATCTTAAAGATAAAGAAGGCGACGCTGAAGGCTTAAAAAGCGCGTATGAAACCTTAATGACAAAAGCTCAAAAAGTTGCTGAAATTTTGTATAAAAACAAAGATCAACAACCAGGCGCCCCAAAACCAGAAGATGAAAATGATTCTGACAACAACGGTCCAATTGACGCTGACATTTCATAATTAATTTCTCAAAGCAAAAGAGGCACATCCGAATCGAATGTGCCTCTTTTCTTATAAAATCAAAAATAATTTAACGAACTCCTGCAAACTCAAGTCTTGGTTGTTCTTCATACAAAGAAGACAAATCTTGCCTTTGCGCCATCTGCCCTTGCTCTTCTAAAGCCTGATCCCTTTAAGACTCTACTTTATAAAATATTTAGAGATTAAATTTTTCATGCGTTCATATAATGATTTATTAACCAGGCGATCACTCTCTGACTGAGTTATCACTCGTCGATTAACTAATCTTTCAAGTGCTGACTTAGCTTGATCTTGAATATAATAATTTGAGTCTCTCGTCCCTTTTTCAAGCAATGGCAATAACTGTGATACTTGATCTGATGTTATCAAATCTTTATTTATTAAACTTTCAATTGCTGACATAGCATTAATCCGAACATGCACATATAAATCATTCACCCCTTTTTCAAGCAATGGTAACAACTGGGATACTTGATCTACTGTTATTAATTTTTTATCTATAAAATCATTAATTGCTGACATAGCATTAAGCCGAACAGATTCATATGAATCATTCACCCCTTTTGCAACCAAAGACAAACCCTGTTCAACTGATACTATTTTTGAAACCATCATTGATGATAACAGTTTAAACGTACTATTTTGCTTATATTCAGCATCATGCAACCATAAAGCTCCTAGAATAAAATCACCTAAACCCGCTTCGTTAAGCTTAGACCCTAAAAAACTAACTATGTTTTCTAGATATACTGAATTTTCAACAAAATAAAAACTCAAAATCAAAGATTGAATGTATTTTTTTTCTACTTCATTGAAACTATTTTTACCAATTATCATCTGACCAAGAACATTAAAACGCTTATCAGCCTCTAGAACAGATACATTTTTATACAAAGGAGCTATTTGCAGCTTTGGTAGCAACTGTTCTATGTTTTTAAGTCCCGATCCAACTATTGCCGCAACCGTTGCCTCCTTTGTTAACGACGATACTTCAAGCTGTACATCTAATTTGACAGGATTTTTCGTTGAAACATATGCATGACGATTATGATCCAAATGGATAAAGAACTCACCACTTTTTGTCTCAACAAGAATTTTCATAGATTTTAGATTATTAAGTTCTGTTGCATTAACTTGTGGTTTCCAATCAAGTTTTTCACAAATTTTTCCAAAATTCTTTGATACAAAATCAGGTTCAAAAATCTGTTCCAAATTTGAATAAAGACCTAAGTCAAATACATGATTCAATCCGATAACTATATTTAATACATTGGCTCTCATTTCACAACAAAAAAGGTCTGAACTTTTTGGCACAAGTAAATAATGGATTTTATAAAAATACGAATTATAAACATTTTTTTTCTGCGCTAAAGTATATGTTTTTGTACCAATTTGCAAAAAGTAAGGCTCATATTGCACACCCTCTATTTCAACTTTTCCTGAAAGTGTGATTGTAAAAGGTTGAGCTACTGGAATAAATCCATCAAATCCTGATGGAACATGCTTTGCATCTTGTACTTTTGTGCCTATTTGTGCATACACACAACCAGGCACATTTTCTATAACGTCCGTCCAAGCCTGATGTACCTTGCTATTACCAACCTCTGCAGAATCTGCACAAAGTCCATTTTCTGATGTATAAAAATTTTCAACTACAGGATTTAAATGTAAACCATGAGGGACAATTCCAAATTTATGTTGATCTGCGCGATAGGTTACTATATTTGTAAGCATACGCATTGTAGTATCCATACAATCTGAAAACCGTATCCCTTTATAATTAACACTTGTATATGATGTCATCTTAGGAAGCCTAGCTGTATATAATTCTTGATACGTATAGGCACATAATAAATCTGCTAACTGATCAAAATTTGAAGCGTCTGTTTTTGCTGCAAGAATCTGATTTATTTCAGTAAAACCATACTCCTGATCTGTTGGTAAAACAAAAATATCATCTCCCTTAAAGCCTCTAAAATAATTCTGCAAATCATCGCGCGTATCTGATTTTTTCAGCATAAAACCAAGTAAAATACCTTCTGGAGTATTTTTTGCATACAATTGTGGTTCAGCTATGCTTTCTTGAATTGAACCAACCAACGAGTTTATAAATAAGTTCCAATTTTTTTCTGTAAATGGTTGCTGACTTTGCTCATTTTTAAATGCAAAACTCATACACAAATCATATAATTCTTGTTGCAAAGAATTTTTGGCAAAATCTTTTAATGCCAAGTCTATTTTTTTTGATAAAAATTGATTTTTCACAAGTTCTTCAGCCTTAAGCTTTAACTCTTTTTGTAATCTTTCAACTTCTGTATTATTCGATGCTTTTTTTGCTGCTAAAATTTTAGCATTTAACAGTGATGTTTCCTTTTGTAAGGTTTTTATTCTTGCTTCATAATCAGATTTTTTCGCTGAACTTTCTTGTTGTAAAGCTGCTAATTTTTCTTGATCCGCAGAGGCTTGCGACCATTTTTGTACAACTTGTAAAATTTTTCCAACGTGCTTTGGCTCTAGATATTTTACGGGATTTCCATCCGCATTAGTCACGTTAAACGTCCCCCCTGCTATGTGAAACATCGACATAATCAAATTTTCTGTAGCACTATTTTTTACTGATTCCATTTCTTGCGCAAACTTTGCAAGTTCAGGATTATCAGATACAACCTTAGAATTTTTTTCTAAACCTTCTTTCAGTTGCGCTGCTTGACTTCGAGCACTCAGCTTGTACCACTGCTCTGCTGTACCCCACTCTAAAAACGATACCCCCATCACCGGGCTGTAATCCGCAGGAACAATATCATGCGTCCCCTTTAGCAACTTAATGTTAATTGCTTCAACTGAAAAACAACTAAGCGCTGCCATCAAACTCAATATTATTTTTTTCACGTATATCTACCCCTTAATATTTTCATACAGCAGCTAATGAATCTCTTTTCAAATATTCATTAAATCTTTTTGTAACTTTATCTGATACGTTTTTTTTAAACTCTTCCTGATGCCCAGAGCTCAATGTTTCAATTAAAGTTTTACACTGCTCTTGAAATTTCTTGATTATAGCTTGTAACGTTTCTTGACTTGGATTATCTCTACTACCTTGCACAGAATCGATTGCAGCTTGCATATTATTTTCTATATTTTCATATTATCTGGGCTAAGATAAAAATCTATCATTTCAAGCGCCAATTTAGCTTTAAATTGAGGAATTGTTTCTCTGTGCTGAGGCATTTCTAATCCTTGACCACTCACGAGAGCTTCTACCTGTTTTAACATAGGATCGTTCAAATTAAACTGCGCACCGTTAAAATCAGCGACATCTACAATCAGATTGTGATTTTCACGGTCCCATATAGATACAATTTTCTGACCCTTGTTCAGCATTGGCTCAAAAGACTGAATTAATGCATCACAACTTTTTTCAAAAATTCTAGCTTCTTCTGTTTGCTGTTTTGCTTTTAGACGTAACTTCGCTGGATTAGATAAACTTTCATCTATTTCTTCATTAGTTGGCGTATAGCTAAGATTTATTTTTTGTGCAATCTTATTTACTTTTGCTTGTACTTCTTTTAAAAACGCTTCTTTTTGTGGCAATGTTAATGTATTTAAATCTTTCTGAGCTTCTTTTTTAAACCATTCTTCTTTGCTTGTTAACAATCTTCTACTGTCTAAATCACCACCCTTAGCTTGCTTAAGCACCGTATCAAAATACGCGTCTTCAGAACTGGTCAATTTTTTAAATGAACGAACAAGCCGATTCCATGTTGATTTAGAATATGATTTTTCAGCATCAGCATATGCAGAACTAATAATGTCTGACATGTCAGGACGACTTTTTTCAGAATCTTTAGCAAACCGATCGATATTTTTTACAAATATTTCTTGTCGCTCGGGTTTTAATTTTGCATATCGCGTATTGATATTGTTTATATCTTCATCTGTTAATTTTTCAGTAAACGCTAAGTCTAATTTTATAGCCGTATTTAATTTTGACTTTGGAGCTTGAGGCTTAGCAACTGGCTCAAAATCACTAGCGGACACAACGTCAAAAGAACTCAAAGTTTTTTCTGAGAGTAAAAATTTTCGAGCAGATTTAAGCCTTGTATCTATGATGTCAATCACAGATGGATTATTTTCTAACGTTTTAAAAGCTTTTAATTTTGCTTCGTATGCAGCATTAATAGTTGCTTCAGATGGATCACCTGACAAACCAAGTACATTTTTTGCTTTAAATAGTTTTGCTTCGCCCTTTGCTTGATCAAATTCAAACCATGCATCATTGATTGTTTTTTCCATGTGACCACGTTGCGTTGTCGGCTCATTCGGTTGTACGCCTTCATCATCATCACCTTCATCACTGAAATCAAACGCTGGAGCACCTTTTTTTATTGCAGTTTGTACTGCAGCCTCTCTAGCCTTTGCAGCAGCTTCTCGTGCAATCGTTTCATACTGCTCTCTATTTTTTTGCGTTACGGCTTCTTGCTCGCGCTGTTTTTTCGCTGCAATTTCTTCTGGTATTTCTACTTTAGAACTATAATCAACGCCATCATCACCACTAAAATCAAAAGGCGCTTGCAAAGACGCTGAGGCCAAGAAACTGCACAAAAATAAAACTTTTAATACTTGCTTCTTCATTTTTCATCTCTCTTTTAAAGATTAAGTTTTAATAGTTACCAACTAGGGTCGAAATATTGATCTGATTCTGGTTCTGACGCTTGATCTTGTTCTTGTTTTTTTGGCTCTAAAGAACTCTTCAAACGATTACCAACTGTTTGAATGTTTTTTCTTTCTGCAGGAGTTTTAGCCTTTTTTAATCGTTCATCAGTAATATTTCCTACTTCCTGTTGTATTTTTATTGCAATTTCAGGTTCAGATTTTGCCACTACTTGAAATTTTTCTTCTACTATTTTTGTTCTTAATGCTGCTTCATTTTTACTGCTATCAAATACTGGTGAAAGTACATTTGAAAGTGCTTTCTTTGACTCTTTTTGGTTGTCATTTTTACGAAAAAGTGAAACCACTTTATCTATCAAATCGTTAATTAATTTCTTAAACTGAGAAATCACGCCTTTTTTCTCACCAGATTTGCCAACGTCATCAGGCTTAGCTTTTAATACTTCAAAAGAATCTTTCGTGATTTCATAAGATTTTTTTGACTTTAAACGATCAATTAAAATTTTTCGAGCTTCCACAATTCTTTTTTCAAATTGCTCAATAACTAAATCTTCTTTTTCATATTTTCTAAACTCGTTCATTTTTGCAAAAGAAGATTTCATAATTTGTGTTTCTGTTAAATTTACGTCATCTGGTAAGCCTAATAATGTTTTTGCAAAAGATTCTTTTTTATCACCCTTTGCTTTAAAAAAATCATTACTTTCATCTACTAAACGATCACTTATACTTTTTACAGAAACTTTATCTTCTACAGGTTCAACAGCCTTAACACCGGTAGAATAAAGTTGGTCCGCAGTTGGAGTTGGAGCTGGTTCATTTGTTTGCACAGGCGCATCATGCCCCTCAGGGAAAAGTGTTTTATCTGTTATTTGCTCTAGAGCTTGTCGAGCTTTTAATTGTTTTTCTTTTTCTAGAGCGTCTTGTCGAGCAGCTTCTTCTTCTTTTCTTTGTTTTAAATCAGCTTCTTGTTTTACTCTAGCAGCTTCTTGCTCACGATTTACACGTGCTGTATTTTGTTCTTTTTCTGTAGGTGACCCTCTTTGGGAAAAATCTCTCTTTACAAGCCCGCCTGACCGTTCACCACCCTCATATGCCTGCAAAGACACGGTCGCCAAAATACCGCAAAGTAAAAGGATACTGCTTGTTTGTTTATTCATTTTTTTCTCTTTCAGAATTATGTGCCAACATCTATTTTTCTTATTTTTATCTTATTTTAAAGGACGCACTAAACCCAAACTAACCAAATACTTCATCACCTTTTCAGCATCTGCTTTTGATTTTTCTGCTGCGGTAGGAGAAGTTGACGATGATGTTGAAGATTTGCCAGATTTATCTTGTTTATTTGATTCTTGAATCTCATGTAAAAACTTCACAGGGCGCTGCTCATACGGATCAAAGTGATAGGACAATGAAGTTGCTGAAGAATATAAAACATGATTAATGTAAGATTGTGCTTGCAGCAATAATTTATTGTATGAAAAGGTGCTACCCTTTTCTGTAGAAAGTAGCCGTGTAACGTAATCTAAAATTCCGGAAAGATCGGTATACAAATGTCGCGTGCAAGCAACATTAGGATTGCAAATATCAGCTCCAGACATGTACAAACAACATGACCTATCTGCGCCGCTTCGATACTCCCATAAATAAGCCCCTGCCTGCAAATGATGAGCTACAACTCCAAAAACAAAAATAATCATGAATTTGATAAGCTTCATACACATGCCCCTACGCAAGAATATAAAATATTTGGTCTCCAACGTTATCAGAATGTATCAAACTGATTTATCTAAAAGCAATAAATCAAACCCTGACGAGCTATTTTACTCTTTCGGCTCTGATAAACTCAAGGAGTATGAACCTTTTGTACCTTGAATGGTTAAATCAAGCGTAATCATTGGCTCGTTTGGCTCAGTATCATGTGGATAGAAAGCTTTTGCGATAGGAGTTGCATCGATTCTATCAGAGAAAAGATTCATCCAAACACGTGCACAATAAGAACCATCGGTTACCTTACATCCAGAATTATAAGACATTGTTGTAATTGCCTGAGTTTTTGCTCTTTTCGACTCTAAAGCATAAGTCGAATGACCTTCAAAGAAAATGTCATATTTTTGTGTGCCACCTATAGCCAAAATCGATATAGTCCCCAATTTTTGAGAAATATGATAATTTATAGCAACAATCCTTTGATGTGGCAACGCATCATTTAAAGCTTTTGTAACTACATAAATAGGATTTTTCTTTTGCTTGCTTTTATGCCTTCTAGCTGAATCGAACTTAAGATCTGAATCATTATAAATTTTGCCAAGCTTCCAATCCGAAAAAACCGTTTGCTCACTACTCAAAAGCAAACTCATCATCAACAACATACGCTTCATATCTAATCCTTTTTTTTAGATTGCATCACTTATTTTTCTGAAAAACCGATCGCCTGAAAAACCTCAAATGTCGTTTTTGTATCTTTCCATACATTTTTATCTAACTCTGCTTTTTCACTCAGTGATGATAAAGTTTGCTCCAAATTCCAACCCTGCTCTGTTGCAACATTTGGCAAATAAACAGCCTGTGCGTTTTCATATTTTAAAATAATGCCATCAGTACCCAGCACAATATCATGATACGAGCTGACTTGGTAAGGCTGCGTTAAAACAGAAACTGCAATCGAAATATGTGGAATTTCACTTAGCTTCACGGGAGAAAATCGCGTGTCACGCAATACTGCTGACTCAGTCATGCTTGCAACCACGTCGTACAGTGGTTGTGATGAAGTGATAGATCCAATGCAACCACGCAATTTTTTATGGTCTAAAATAGACTCTTGTTTATACAATGTTACAAACGCACCCTGTGCTTTTTTTAAAGACTTGGTCAGCATGCCTGGGATTTCTAAGGAAGAGTTGGGGGATGAGCTAACAGCATTTAAAAGTTGTTGACGGGCCAGCTTCAATAAAAGATTTTTTTCATAACCCGTTAACTGCTCTTGCAATGGTAAATCTGATGGCAGCTGCGTGGTAAAAACTATCGATACGTAACTCACGCTATGGGCAGGATTTTTTT
This DNA window, taken from Candidatus Babeliales bacterium, encodes the following:
- the dnaK gene encoding molecular chaperone DnaK — encoded protein: MAKIIGIDLGTTNSAVAFMEGQTPKIVPNKEGQNTTPSIFAVAKDGKRMVGTMAKRQAVTNPENTLYSAKRFIGHTFEEIKNEIANYPYKIVKADNGDVAFEIEGKKYSPQEISAAILSNLKQTAEEYLGQPVTQAVITVPAYFNDAQRQATKDAGKIAGLDVMRIINEPTAAALAYGCEKKRDETIAVFDFGGGTFDISILEVQDGVIEVKSTSGNNKLGGDDIDEKIINFLIEQFQTDTGIDLRKNKMALQRLKEESEKAKKELSSLHETDINLPYITADESGPKHLSVKLSRAKLESLCADIFKKLMEPCKLALSDAKLSTSQINEVILVGGSTRMPKIQELVKDFFGKTPNKSVNPDEVVALGAAIQGGILSGAVSDVLLLDVTPLSLGIETMGGIATKLIERNTTIPTKKSQVFSTAENNQPSVDIHVVQGERELAKDNKSLGQFKLDGIPAAPRGTPQIEVIFDIDANGMLSVTAKDKGTGKEQSIKITNSSGLSAQEIEKMIQDAKDNEAEDKKVKETVEARNKLDGMILSTETTLSENKDKLPADEVTALQEAVETAKKDLKDKEGDAEGLKSAYETLMTKAQKVAEILYKNKDQQPGAPKPEDENDSDNNGPIDADIS